In Paenibacillus guangzhouensis, a single window of DNA contains:
- a CDS encoding putative glycoside hydrolase: MNILWSLLLMALSTFSPPSQPHQDSSKSPMLQAALQSMYAEAYPSGQVSNPLASLDPQQNAPKVKGVYATAYSAGGERLNSLLQLIDSTELNAMVVDIKDDSGYITYKTDNAKLAQLGSPKPFIKDIHGFMETLKEHQVYPIARIVVFKDTVLAKKHPELSFVKSDGSVWANGKKDSFVNPYRQEVWDYNIELAKEAVKLGFREIQFDYVRFPEGFENKAKSLTYTTNDKSRVQIVADFVDYAKQQLAPLGVRVSVDIFGYAASVPAAEGIGQDFVKISEHVDVICPMVYPSHYTTGWFGAKNPDLEPYRTIKGSMEDTHKKLAPLAEKKPIIRPWIQDFTASWLGKGHYTKYGKHEVEEQIRALKDTGIDEFLLWNAGNRYTGDVKY, translated from the coding sequence ATGAACATCCTATGGTCCTTATTGCTCATGGCCCTGAGCACATTTAGCCCCCCGTCACAACCGCACCAAGACTCTAGCAAATCACCTATGCTGCAAGCTGCACTGCAATCTATGTATGCTGAAGCCTATCCAAGCGGACAAGTGTCAAATCCCTTGGCTTCCCTGGATCCACAGCAGAATGCACCTAAAGTCAAAGGCGTCTATGCAACCGCATACAGCGCTGGCGGCGAACGCCTAAATTCATTGCTGCAATTGATTGACTCGACGGAGCTTAACGCGATGGTCGTTGACATTAAAGATGACTCTGGATATATCACCTATAAGACGGACAATGCGAAGTTAGCGCAGCTCGGCTCCCCGAAACCCTTCATCAAAGATATTCATGGGTTCATGGAGACACTTAAGGAACATCAGGTGTATCCTATCGCACGGATCGTTGTCTTCAAAGACACCGTCCTCGCGAAGAAGCATCCAGAGCTCTCATTCGTTAAATCCGATGGTTCCGTATGGGCAAATGGAAAAAAAGACAGCTTCGTCAACCCTTACAGACAAGAAGTCTGGGACTATAACATCGAACTCGCGAAGGAAGCCGTAAAGCTCGGATTCCGTGAAATCCAATTTGACTATGTCCGGTTCCCGGAAGGCTTCGAGAACAAAGCCAAATCACTTACATACACAACCAATGATAAATCTCGTGTGCAGATCGTTGCCGATTTCGTCGATTATGCGAAGCAGCAGCTCGCCCCACTTGGTGTGCGCGTATCCGTAGATATCTTCGGTTATGCGGCATCTGTTCCTGCTGCGGAAGGCATCGGACAAGATTTCGTGAAAATATCCGAGCATGTGGACGTCATCTGCCCGATGGTCTATCCAAGCCACTACACGACAGGTTGGTTCGGCGCGAAGAATCCTGATCTCGAGCCTTATCGCACAATCAAAGGCTCCATGGAGGATACACACAAGAAGCTCGCCCCTCTCGCTGAGAAGAAACCGATCATCCGTCCGTGGATCCAAGACTTCACAGCAAGCTGGCTGGGCAAAGGCCATTACACGAAATATGGCAAGCATGAAGTCGAAGAACAAATTCGCGCCTTGAAGGATACCGGTATCGATGAATTCCTCCTCTGGAATGCAGGCAATCGTTATACCGGTGATGTGAAGTATTAA
- the pfkA gene encoding 6-phosphofructokinase gives MSAVKKIAVLTSGGDSQGMNAAVRAVVRSALYYGIEVFGIQRGYQGLLNKEIRSMDLRSVGDIIQRGGTILQSARCKEFMTAEGQQKGADILREYGIDGLVVIGGDGSYQGANKLSKLGIKTMCLPGTIDNDIAFTDFTIGFDTAVGIVVDAVNKLRDTMSSHERSSIVEVMGRHCGDIALYAGLASGAETILVPEVPFSIDDVANRMKDNFEHGKRHSIVIVAEGVGRGEDIAKGITERVDVDARVTVLGHIQRGGCPTHNDRVLGSRLGDYAVRMLMEGESGKSCGVIKGELVMTDIDTVVNTKKAFDMELYELALRLSK, from the coding sequence ATGTCAGCAGTTAAAAAAATTGCAGTTCTTACTAGTGGGGGAGATTCTCAAGGGATGAACGCGGCTGTTCGTGCAGTCGTGCGCAGCGCGTTGTACTACGGTATCGAAGTGTTCGGTATTCAACGCGGTTACCAAGGATTATTGAACAAAGAGATCCGTTCGATGGATTTGCGCAGTGTGGGTGACATTATCCAACGCGGTGGAACGATCCTTCAATCGGCTCGTTGCAAAGAGTTCATGACGGCTGAAGGCCAACAAAAAGGTGCGGATATTCTTCGTGAATATGGCATCGACGGCTTAGTCGTGATCGGTGGAGACGGATCATACCAAGGCGCGAACAAACTTAGCAAATTAGGGATTAAAACGATGTGCTTACCAGGCACTATTGATAATGATATTGCATTTACAGACTTCACCATCGGATTCGATACAGCCGTAGGGATTGTTGTAGATGCTGTAAATAAGCTGCGCGATACAATGAGCTCGCATGAGCGTTCTTCGATCGTTGAGGTCATGGGACGTCATTGCGGAGATATCGCGTTGTATGCTGGGCTTGCAAGCGGCGCTGAGACGATTCTGGTCCCTGAAGTACCATTCAGCATTGATGATGTTGCGAACCGTATGAAAGACAACTTCGAACATGGCAAACGCCACAGTATCGTCATTGTAGCGGAAGGTGTTGGACGCGGTGAAGATATCGCGAAAGGCATTACGGAACGTGTTGACGTGGATGCGCGTGTAACGGTTCTTGGCCATATTCAACGGGGCGGCTGCCCAACACATAATGACCGTGTGCTAGGAAGCCGTCTTGGCGATTATGCGGTACGTATGTTGATGGAAGGCGAGTCCGGCAAATCCTGCGGCGTCATCAAAGGCGAATTGGTTATGACGGATATTGATACGGTTGTAAATACGAAGAAAGCATTCGATATGGAATTGTACGAGCTTGCGCTTCGTCTTTCGAAATAA
- a CDS encoding LysR family transcriptional regulator: MELRQLYYFVKVAKKEHVTQAAEELHVAQSAVSRQIHQLEEELGVKLFIQKGRNLQLTPVGQLLYKRVEAVLRSLERTVQEVHEFHDPNCGEVRLGFPHSLGIHLIPEVVSEFRKIHPNVKFRLKQGNYASLIKDVSSGDTDLAFISPFPDESEQVTGQIVLMEELSAIVPPNHPLAGEESIVLEQLKDEMFVLFSQGYSLRPIVWDACEQAGFSPKISFEGEETDTIRGLVAAGMGVSLLPDMALFQTQKLEPARVRIREPKVVRPIGLIRRIDDKLSPVAAVFYAFLIQFFENKENSHSVH; the protein is encoded by the coding sequence GTGGAATTAAGGCAGTTGTATTATTTTGTGAAAGTAGCAAAGAAAGAACACGTCACTCAAGCGGCAGAAGAGCTGCATGTGGCGCAATCGGCGGTCAGCCGGCAGATTCATCAGTTAGAGGAGGAGCTTGGCGTAAAGTTATTTATACAGAAGGGGCGTAATCTTCAGTTAACCCCAGTCGGTCAACTTCTGTATAAACGGGTAGAAGCGGTACTGCGCTCGTTAGAGCGAACCGTTCAGGAAGTTCATGAGTTCCATGACCCGAATTGCGGAGAAGTCCGTCTGGGATTTCCGCATAGCTTGGGTATTCATCTCATACCGGAAGTTGTCTCTGAATTTCGAAAGATTCATCCGAATGTGAAATTTCGTCTGAAGCAGGGGAATTACGCATCGCTGATCAAGGATGTCAGTTCAGGAGACACGGATCTGGCCTTCATTTCTCCCTTTCCAGATGAGTCAGAACAGGTTACAGGTCAAATTGTGTTGATGGAGGAATTGTCGGCTATCGTGCCGCCCAATCATCCGCTTGCGGGTGAAGAATCCATTGTATTAGAACAGTTAAAAGACGAGATGTTCGTATTGTTTAGCCAAGGCTACTCCTTGCGGCCGATTGTATGGGATGCTTGCGAGCAGGCTGGGTTCTCGCCGAAGATTAGCTTCGAAGGGGAAGAGACAGATACGATCCGTGGGCTTGTTGCGGCGGGGATGGGCGTGAGTTTGCTTCCGGACATGGCCTTGTTTCAGACACAGAAGCTGGAACCGGCAAGAGTACGCATTCGGGAGCCGAAGGTTGTGCGTCCTATTGGCCTCATCCGTCGAATTGATGATAAATTATCACCCGTAGCGGCAGTGTTCTACGCCTTTTTGATACAATTCTTCGAAAATAAAGAGAACTCCCATTCCGTTCATTAA
- a CDS encoding DEAD/DEAH box helicase: MTNFTDFGLDAKLLQAITELGFEESTPIQSKSIPFAMEGKDLIGQAQTGTGKTAAFGIPLINKIPVTEDRIVALIMTPTRELAIQVSEEIAKLARFKGTRSLPIYGGQDIVRQIRALKKKPQIIIGTPGRLLDHINRKTIKLDDVQTVILDEADEMLDMGFMEDIQSILKLVPDERQTMLFSATMPPNIQKLAQQFLKNPEHVSVIPKQVSAPLIDQAYIEVHERQKFEALSRLLDMESPELAIVFGRTKRRVDELSEALQKRGYSADGLHGDLSQNQRDTVMRKFRDGSIDVLVATDVAARGLDVSGVSHVVNFDLPQDPESYVHRIGRTGRAGKEGTAWSFVTPREIDHLHFIEKVTRHRIPKKPLPSLAEAIEGKQRITAERILEIVQNEDYNEFKAISIQLLEQYDSVQLLSAAIKLLTGEKKDAVIELTPEEPIRAKRRKPDIRTSGRRPSGYGFNRQGGGNREGSSYRRDGGRDGGRDGNRSGGYSKGGYGSRDGGYSRGGEGNGYRGGDRKPRTGSEGERRPRTNNGEGRRPSNRSESTSDV, translated from the coding sequence TTGACGAACTTTACAGATTTTGGCTTGGACGCGAAGCTGCTTCAGGCAATTACGGAACTTGGATTTGAAGAATCCACACCGATCCAATCGAAATCCATTCCGTTTGCAATGGAAGGAAAAGACTTAATTGGACAGGCACAGACAGGTACAGGTAAGACGGCAGCATTTGGTATTCCACTCATCAACAAAATTCCAGTGACAGAAGATCGCATCGTTGCGTTGATCATGACACCCACACGCGAATTAGCGATTCAAGTATCGGAAGAGATTGCGAAGCTTGCGCGTTTCAAAGGTACTCGCTCCCTACCAATTTACGGTGGACAAGATATCGTTCGCCAAATCCGCGCATTGAAGAAAAAGCCTCAAATCATTATCGGTACACCAGGACGTTTGCTCGACCATATCAATCGTAAGACGATTAAGCTTGATGATGTACAGACCGTGATCTTGGATGAAGCAGATGAAATGCTCGACATGGGGTTTATGGAAGATATTCAATCGATCTTGAAGCTCGTTCCGGATGAACGTCAGACGATGTTGTTCTCGGCGACAATGCCTCCGAACATCCAGAAGCTTGCGCAGCAATTCCTGAAGAACCCAGAGCATGTATCGGTTATTCCTAAGCAAGTCAGCGCTCCGCTTATCGACCAAGCTTATATCGAAGTCCATGAGCGTCAGAAGTTCGAAGCGCTTAGCCGTTTGCTCGATATGGAATCACCAGAGCTTGCGATTGTATTCGGACGTACGAAGCGTCGTGTTGATGAATTGTCCGAAGCGTTGCAGAAGCGTGGTTACTCGGCAGATGGGCTTCATGGTGACTTGTCCCAGAACCAACGCGATACGGTAATGCGTAAATTCCGTGACGGCAGCATTGATGTGCTCGTGGCAACAGACGTTGCAGCGCGTGGACTTGATGTTAGCGGCGTAAGCCACGTTGTGAACTTTGACCTTCCGCAAGATCCTGAGAGCTATGTACACCGTATTGGACGTACAGGCCGTGCAGGTAAAGAAGGTACAGCATGGTCCTTCGTAACACCTCGTGAGATCGATCACTTGCACTTCATCGAGAAAGTGACAAGACATCGCATTCCGAAGAAGCCATTGCCAAGTCTTGCTGAAGCGATCGAAGGTAAACAACGCATTACAGCTGAACGTATTCTTGAAATCGTTCAGAATGAAGATTACAACGAGTTCAAAGCGATCTCGATTCAGTTGCTTGAACAATATGATTCCGTACAATTGCTATCGGCGGCTATTAAATTGCTCACAGGTGAGAAAAAAGATGCTGTGATTGAATTAACGCCAGAGGAGCCGATCCGCGCAAAACGTCGTAAACCAGACATCCGTACAAGCGGACGCAGACCGTCTGGCTATGGCTTCAACCGTCAAGGTGGCGGCAATAGAGAAGGTTCTTCGTACCGTCGTGACGGAGGCCGTGATGGCGGTCGTGATGGTAACCGTTCTGGCGGTTATTCCAAAGGCGGATATGGCAGCCGTGATGGCGGCTATTCCCGTGGTGGAGAAGGCAATGGTTACCGCGGTGGTGACCGTAAGCCACGCACAGGCAGCGAAGGCGAACGCAGACCGCGTACGAACAATGGCGAAGGTCGCAGACCGTCGAACCGTTCGGAGAGCACGAGCGACGTATAG
- a CDS encoding YesL family protein, with translation MEFKGVMGGLYRISEWIMRLSAINLLWILCSSPFLFFAFTKLLVVQQNLVNESITMNWAMGIVAPFTFFPATAAMFTVARKWVMGETDVKLFSTFFKGYKQNYVQAMIGGIFYTLLAVIMYVDLQVYMTQLKGFQFVGIVMVVLLIVLLISMFNFFSMIVHYHMKTLQLLKNAVLLTVIRPIRSITTVLGAGILGYFSLKYPFLIIFFTGSIVATFAFYNFHLIYLKMQQQMEKDALEKAEKEEAEAEAALSEDKPAT, from the coding sequence TTGGAATTTAAAGGCGTTATGGGAGGATTATATCGGATCTCGGAATGGATTATGCGCTTATCGGCCATCAATCTACTGTGGATCTTGTGTTCGTCCCCTTTCTTGTTCTTCGCGTTTACGAAATTGTTAGTGGTTCAACAAAACCTAGTGAATGAGTCGATTACAATGAACTGGGCGATGGGGATTGTAGCTCCATTTACGTTCTTCCCTGCAACCGCAGCGATGTTCACTGTCGCACGCAAATGGGTGATGGGCGAGACGGATGTTAAGCTGTTCTCGACATTCTTCAAAGGGTACAAGCAGAACTATGTGCAAGCAATGATCGGTGGGATCTTCTACACCTTACTCGCTGTCATTATGTATGTTGATTTGCAAGTGTATATGACCCAATTGAAAGGCTTCCAATTCGTTGGGATCGTCATGGTCGTATTGCTAATCGTCTTGCTGATCTCGATGTTCAATTTCTTCTCGATGATCGTGCACTATCATATGAAAACGCTACAACTGCTTAAGAATGCTGTTCTGCTGACGGTCATCCGTCCAATTCGTTCCATTACAACTGTACTTGGCGCAGGGATTCTTGGATACTTCAGCTTGAAATATCCGTTCCTGATCATCTTCTTTACCGGAAGTATCGTTGCAACGTTCGCATTCTATAACTTCCATTTGATTTACTTGAAGATGCAGCAGCAGATGGAGAAGGATGCACTGGAGAAGGCTGAGAAGGAAGAGGCTGAAGCGGAAGCTGCGTTAAGCGAGGACAAGCCGGCCACTTAG
- a CDS encoding rhomboid family intramembrane serine protease, which translates to MIFIRYENFKSYLRFYPVTSVLLLANIAVFILMAFDGGSTNAMTLLKYGAMLNDSHYATEYWRYFTAMFVHIGFDHLLFNMFALFVFAPPLERLLGSWQYALFYLFSGLLGNVISDMMANGPTLSAGASGAIYGIYGAYLFIVLLQRSLLDPQSRQTVYMLLVMGIVYSVMVASVNLWAHLGGLVAGFVLYGFIRKLRL; encoded by the coding sequence ATGATTTTTATTCGTTATGAGAATTTCAAGAGTTATTTGCGGTTCTACCCCGTAACATCGGTGCTGCTGCTCGCCAATATTGCGGTATTCATCCTGATGGCATTTGATGGCGGATCTACGAATGCCATGACGTTGCTGAAATATGGAGCGATGCTGAATGATTCACATTATGCTACGGAATATTGGCGTTATTTCACGGCGATGTTCGTTCATATTGGCTTCGACCATTTATTGTTTAATATGTTTGCGTTATTCGTATTCGCTCCGCCGCTCGAACGGTTGCTTGGTTCATGGCAATATGCGTTGTTCTACCTCTTCAGCGGCCTGTTAGGCAATGTAATCAGCGATATGATGGCGAATGGTCCAACGTTGTCTGCAGGCGCCTCAGGCGCGATTTACGGGATTTATGGCGCGTATCTGTTTATTGTCCTGCTGCAGCGTTCGCTTTTGGATCCTCAGTCCAGGCAGACGGTCTATATGCTGCTCGTGATGGGGATCGTCTATTCCGTCATGGTGGCGAGTGTGAATTTGTGGGCGCATCTTGGCGGGCTTGTCGCTGGATTTGTCCTCTACGGCTTCATCCGCAAGCTAAGGCTGTGA
- a CDS encoding YjcZ family sporulation protein, which yields MGCGGFGFTSVGSILVLFILLVIVSRAFI from the coding sequence ATGGGCTGCGGCGGTTTTGGTTTTACATCTGTAGGTTCAATTTTGGTTCTGTTCATTCTGCTCGTCATTGTTAGCCGAGCTTTCATCTAA
- a CDS encoding YitT family protein → MKRVWEIASMIIGAFFIAVGSNMFIIPHQILSTGLSGLAMITGYFTNWNIGILYLIFNAPILIAGWFILGKRFIFNSMVSVIAVTWFMQILPVYQFNDTPILGAVFGGCLIGFGAGISLRMGGSSGGFDIVASIISRYRDIQLGMMIVGLNGFIIIALGYMKDNWDLALYSMLSVFITGKVMDVIHISHIKVTAFIITNETELMLEKLLGLPRGVTVIKTRGAYSEVEKDMLMTVTTRYELAELQNIIKSVDKKAFVNIVETVGVMGAFRKRKP, encoded by the coding sequence TTGAAAAGAGTATGGGAAATCGCTTCCATGATCATTGGAGCATTTTTTATAGCGGTTGGGTCGAATATGTTCATTATACCCCACCAAATTTTGAGTACCGGCTTGAGCGGACTCGCGATGATAACAGGTTATTTTACCAATTGGAATATCGGGATCTTATATTTGATCTTCAACGCTCCGATTCTCATTGCAGGATGGTTCATTCTCGGGAAGCGGTTTATCTTCAATAGTATGGTGTCCGTTATAGCGGTCACCTGGTTCATGCAAATATTACCGGTATATCAATTCAATGACACCCCCATCTTAGGTGCCGTGTTCGGCGGTTGTCTCATCGGATTTGGCGCTGGCATTTCCCTCCGAATGGGCGGTTCCTCCGGCGGGTTTGATATCGTTGCTTCCATTATTTCCAGATACCGCGACATTCAACTTGGGATGATGATCGTCGGACTGAACGGATTTATCATTATCGCCCTCGGTTACATGAAGGATAACTGGGATCTGGCCTTGTACTCCATGCTCTCCGTCTTTATTACGGGAAAAGTAATGGATGTGATCCATATAAGCCATATTAAAGTTACAGCCTTCATTATAACGAATGAGACCGAGTTGATGCTGGAAAAGCTGCTGGGCCTGCCGCGCGGTGTCACCGTCATCAAGACGAGAGGCGCTTATTCCGAAGTCGAGAAAGATATGCTCATGACCGTAACGACGCGATATGAACTAGCTGAGCTGCAGAACATCATCAAATCCGTCGATAAGAAGGCTTTCGTGAATATCGTCGAGACGGTTGGTGTAATGGGCGCTTTCCGCAAACGAAAACCATAA
- the tpx gene encoding thiol peroxidase → MAQERTVAFKGNPITLIGPELKAGDKAPNFTLSKNLLEEVSLQDYAGKIKLISVVPSLDTGVCDAQTRRFNEEASKLGDNVTILTVSADLPFAQARWCGAAGIDKVITLSDYKSNSFGEAYGVLIKEFRLDMRAVFVIDANDTITYVEVLGEMTEHPNYENAIAAVQALL, encoded by the coding sequence ATGGCACAAGAACGTACAGTAGCATTCAAAGGAAACCCGATTACACTTATCGGTCCAGAACTTAAAGCAGGCGACAAAGCTCCTAACTTCACATTGAGTAAGAACCTACTCGAAGAAGTATCACTTCAAGATTATGCAGGCAAAATCAAGCTGATCAGCGTTGTTCCTTCCCTTGATACAGGTGTATGCGATGCTCAGACGCGTCGTTTCAATGAAGAAGCGAGCAAACTTGGCGACAATGTTACTATCCTTACGGTCAGTGCTGACCTTCCGTTCGCACAAGCTCGTTGGTGCGGCGCTGCAGGTATCGACAAAGTTATTACATTGTCTGACTACAAATCCAACAGCTTCGGTGAAGCTTACGGCGTATTGATCAAAGAATTCCGCTTGGATATGCGTGCTGTATTCGTTATCGATGCGAATGACACCATTACATATGTAGAAGTGCTTGGCGAAATGACTGAGCATCCGAACTATGAAAATGCGATCGCAGCGGTTCAAGCGCTTCTGTAA
- a CDS encoding zinc metallopeptidase, which yields MTLSTFMYIPILLAFILTIWAQFRVKGTFNKWSEVQTQSGLTGYEAARRMLDANGLHDVPIEPVRGALTDHYDPIARVVRLSEPVYYENSISAVSVACHEVGHAIQHQQSYSMLVLRHRMFPFVNFASGIAPFLLLAGFLFDFMNLVGLGIIFFSAAVAFQVVTLPVEFNASNRARDIMISEGFITNDEERGVAKVLNAAALTYVAAALLSLLELLRYILIFVNNRD from the coding sequence ATGACATTATCAACCTTTATGTACATTCCGATCTTGCTAGCCTTTATTTTAACAATATGGGCACAATTCCGGGTCAAAGGAACATTCAACAAGTGGTCTGAAGTCCAGACACAGAGCGGACTTACAGGTTATGAAGCTGCAAGACGTATGCTGGATGCCAACGGGCTGCATGACGTGCCGATCGAACCTGTTCGCGGCGCATTGACGGACCATTACGATCCGATCGCTCGCGTCGTCCGCCTCTCCGAGCCGGTCTACTATGAGAATTCGATCTCGGCCGTATCCGTTGCCTGTCACGAAGTAGGCCATGCGATCCAACACCAACAATCGTATTCGATGCTGGTGCTTCGCCACCGGATGTTCCCATTCGTGAATTTCGCATCGGGTATTGCACCATTCTTGCTGCTTGCCGGCTTCTTATTCGACTTCATGAACCTTGTCGGTCTCGGGATTATTTTCTTCTCTGCTGCCGTAGCTTTCCAAGTGGTCACACTGCCTGTAGAGTTTAACGCAAGTAACCGAGCCCGTGATATTATGATCTCTGAAGGCTTCATTACCAATGATGAAGAACGAGGCGTTGCCAAAGTATTGAACGCTGCTGCACTTACTTATGTCGCTGCTGCACTTCTATCACTCCTAGAGCTTCTGCGTTACATCTTAATATTCGTGAACAACCGCGACTAA
- a CDS encoding MerR family transcriptional regulator, translated as MYRISELARAANVSLRTIDYYTKLGLIEPEQRSSSNYRLYNDETLIRLQRINQMKQEKYTLDEIKQSLNEWSKVTREEEVSQRLTSLQMHMAQLEREVKELSPVIEQLKPRQAKNLFKNLTPQSAAVIEALLLLLSKNSIM; from the coding sequence ATGTATCGCATCAGCGAACTAGCAAGAGCAGCAAATGTAAGCCTGCGTACGATCGACTACTATACGAAGCTTGGCTTAATCGAACCTGAGCAACGCTCTAGCAGCAACTATCGTCTCTATAACGATGAAACCTTAATTCGATTACAGCGTATTAATCAGATGAAGCAAGAGAAGTATACGCTTGACGAGATCAAACAAAGCTTGAACGAATGGAGCAAAGTGACGCGCGAAGAAGAAGTATCACAGCGGCTAACTTCACTCCAGATGCATATGGCGCAATTAGAACGCGAGGTGAAGGAGCTAAGTCCAGTCATTGAACAACTGAAGCCGCGACAAGCGAAGAATCTGTTCAAGAACCTGACACCGCAAAGCGCCGCAGTCATTGAAGCGTTACTGCTGCTGCTCAGCAAAAATTCAATTATGTAA
- a CDS encoding DUF3906 family protein, with protein sequence MYLYRIEIELADQLVYLIVVAETDEKAFSYVDSHMDRHFLSSPAQIEVSILEKKRLDKGAGYVIETHHK encoded by the coding sequence ATGTACTTGTATCGAATTGAAATTGAGTTGGCAGATCAGCTTGTCTATCTCATTGTCGTCGCAGAGACGGATGAGAAAGCATTTTCTTATGTTGATTCACACATGGATCGCCATTTCTTATCCTCACCAGCACAGATTGAGGTTAGTATTCTAGAGAAGAAAAGATTGGATAAGGGCGCAGGTTACGTCATCGAGACGCATCATAAGTAA
- a CDS encoding DUF294 nucleotidyltransferase-like domain-containing protein, with protein MEQMRDAIEALRASTSIHTLRLVRDQWQTSWSQTMNSSEVLDWNEQLNRWHDALMAQTVRQCEELLVQEGWGSPPARYAFVLFGSGGRSEQAQWSDQDHGMILEDAADRTVFEYFAHLSDVIVEHLRMLGFPRCKGQVLTSNALWRKTMKQWEEQLSLWLGELTWEHVRYLLIASDMRPVYGDFDLASEWRSLYTQLVRNTDGIAEAMLRNTLYYKVSMNSFGQIIRERFGEFAGGLNLKYGAYIPLVNGIRYLAMTTGLKGDEDTLHALQTPNTWQRLLYLKQSGFKDTELLGSCEQAFRSVLARRAMIPFVLENNEYVSHGYLDESDLTRDVVRSLKKELQVVQHLQRYLNRQIRTQMRNER; from the coding sequence ATGGAGCAAATGAGAGATGCGATAGAAGCATTGCGGGCATCAACATCAATTCACACGTTACGCCTGGTTCGTGATCAATGGCAGACATCTTGGAGCCAAACGATGAATTCAAGTGAAGTGCTCGACTGGAATGAACAGTTGAATCGATGGCATGATGCGCTCATGGCGCAAACGGTACGGCAATGCGAAGAACTGCTCGTTCAAGAAGGATGGGGATCTCCTCCTGCTCGTTACGCGTTTGTATTATTCGGGAGTGGTGGAAGAAGCGAACAAGCCCAATGGAGCGACCAGGATCATGGCATGATTCTCGAGGATGCTGCGGATCGTACGGTGTTCGAATATTTCGCGCATCTCTCGGACGTCATCGTAGAGCATTTGCGAATGCTCGGCTTCCCAAGGTGCAAGGGGCAAGTGCTGACGAGCAATGCGTTATGGCGTAAGACGATGAAGCAATGGGAAGAACAGCTCAGCCTATGGCTAGGCGAGTTGACTTGGGAGCATGTCCGCTATTTGCTGATTGCCTCGGATATGCGTCCGGTATATGGCGATTTTGACTTAGCGTCTGAATGGCGTTCTTTATATACCCAGCTGGTCAGAAATACGGATGGCATTGCAGAAGCGATGCTTCGTAACACACTGTATTATAAAGTGTCGATGAATTCGTTCGGTCAGATTATTCGGGAACGGTTCGGAGAATTCGCTGGCGGGTTAAATCTGAAGTATGGGGCGTACATTCCACTCGTCAACGGCATCCGTTACCTTGCAATGACAACGGGGCTGAAGGGAGATGAAGATACACTGCATGCATTACAGACGCCTAACACGTGGCAACGACTCCTCTATTTGAAGCAGAGCGGGTTCAAGGATACTGAACTTCTTGGTTCATGCGAGCAGGCTTTTCGCTCGGTGTTAGCAAGGCGGGCTATGATTCCATTTGTCTTGGAGAATAACGAATATGTGAGCCACGGCTATTTGGATGAATCGGATTTAACGCGAGATGTCGTTAGATCATTGAAGAAGGAGCTGCAGGTTGTCCAGCATTTACAGCGGTATTTGAATCGACAAATCCGAACGCAGATGAGGAATGAACGATGA
- a CDS encoding DUF1499 domain-containing protein — protein sequence MSLKRALIGILRSYEATGDRAKDPKLKSHYYNLSKDRAWEEVVSTLKKIPGYKLLHEVHSVGEITLEKRTVTGRTMDITVSVISVGPTKSAVDIFSASRGGMGDLGSNYRVIMELFAILDKKLSSYKTTS from the coding sequence TTGTCACTCAAAAGAGCTCTAATCGGCATCTTGCGCAGTTATGAAGCAACTGGCGATCGTGCCAAAGACCCTAAATTGAAATCGCACTATTATAACTTATCCAAAGATCGTGCATGGGAGGAAGTTGTATCCACACTGAAGAAAATTCCAGGGTACAAGCTGCTTCACGAAGTGCATTCTGTTGGTGAAATAACGCTGGAGAAAAGAACGGTTACGGGCAGAACGATGGACATTACCGTGTCTGTTATTTCTGTAGGACCAACGAAATCTGCAGTCGATATTTTCTCGGCATCGCGCGGCGGTATGGGGGATCTCGGATCCAATTATCGTGTCATCATGGAGTTGTTCGCGATTCTTGATAAGAAGTTATCATCTTATAAAACGACAAGCTAA